One window of Streptomyces sp. SUK 48 genomic DNA carries:
- a CDS encoding ferritin-like protein, with translation MTKATGIPEEPAGSPVRRRSLLASAALAAGTQVSAAACAPGRPPAKPARHIPARRGRVARLITVPEKHRGVDWLRSALQVAVEIEFSTIPPYLCGWWSIKNRTCDAARLIRRIVSDEMYHLGIVCNLLVALGGRPRIKGAAPVYPGPLPGGVHPGVDVYLSGLTRALVRDVMMAIEAPAAPLTGSARDPLSIGHFYDELLTAFRSVAPDLSADRQLCERVGEDVLRPVRTLDDVERSIEVIKDQGEGTSVSPADDLGDGHLAHYYAFAEIYHGRRLREADGTWQFTGAPVPFPDTRPMSVVPAGGWPRPPAGARRLLDDFDDTYTTVLDALETAWREGDHHSLRTAVRRMRRLETPAVELMEMPVTGPGATYGPQFRPRG, from the coding sequence GTGACGAAGGCGACCGGAATTCCCGAGGAGCCGGCCGGATCTCCTGTGCGGCGTCGCAGTCTCCTGGCGTCCGCCGCGCTGGCCGCGGGCACGCAGGTCTCGGCGGCCGCGTGCGCTCCCGGTCGCCCGCCCGCGAAGCCCGCACGGCACATTCCGGCACGGCGCGGGAGGGTGGCCCGCCTGATCACCGTCCCCGAGAAGCACCGCGGTGTCGACTGGCTCAGATCGGCCCTCCAGGTGGCCGTGGAGATCGAGTTCTCCACCATCCCGCCCTATCTGTGCGGCTGGTGGTCCATCAAGAACCGCACGTGCGACGCCGCCCGGCTGATCCGGCGCATCGTCTCCGACGAGATGTACCACCTCGGGATCGTCTGCAATCTGCTGGTCGCGCTGGGGGGCCGCCCCCGGATCAAGGGAGCGGCGCCGGTCTACCCGGGCCCGCTGCCGGGCGGCGTGCATCCGGGGGTGGACGTATACCTGTCAGGCTTGACCAGGGCGCTCGTACGGGACGTGATGATGGCCATCGAGGCGCCCGCGGCACCACTGACCGGCAGCGCGCGCGACCCTCTCAGCATCGGCCACTTCTACGACGAACTGCTCACGGCGTTCCGGTCGGTGGCCCCGGATCTGTCCGCCGACCGGCAGCTGTGCGAACGCGTCGGCGAGGACGTCCTCAGGCCCGTCAGAACGCTCGACGACGTCGAGCGCTCGATCGAGGTCATCAAGGACCAGGGGGAGGGCACCTCGGTCTCCCCCGCCGACGACCTGGGAGACGGACACCTGGCGCACTACTACGCGTTCGCCGAGATCTACCACGGACGTCGGCTGCGGGAGGCCGACGGCACATGGCAGTTCACCGGGGCTCCGGTCCCCTTCCCCGACACGCGGCCCATGTCCGTCGTCCCGGCGGGCGGCTGGCCCCGGCCGCCCGCCGGGGCCCGCAGGCTCCTGGACGACTTCGACGACACGTACACCACGGTTCTCGACGCGCTCGAAACGGCGTGGCGGGAGGGCGACCACCACAGCCTGAGGACCGCCGTGCGTCGTATGCGCAGGCTGGAGACCCCCGCCGTGGAACTGATGGAGATGCCTGTCACCGGCCCCGGGGCGACCTACGGCCCTCAGTTCCGTCCGCGCGGCTGA